TAGGCTTTCACCATCTCAGATGATTCAAATGGAACTGTTGCAAAGAAGATTTACTCAACCCCTTCTCTTTAACTGAGATTATACCAACATCAGCTCCTGTTGCTTTTACGATACAAAATAACATAATTGCGAAGATGAAGTTTCTTTTATTGCGTATATAACTAAATAGAAATGCAAGGTTCCTCCTCGGTAACTCTTTACTATAATTGAGAGTTTTCACAGCACTCGTGTGGACTAATTATGTATCAGCTGTACCTGCTCTTTCTCAGGATAAAAAAAGCTGCTAAATAATTGGAACGACGAAGAAATTACTATaaaactgtgatgataaaactgtaaatcatCACATCTGAGGTCTCGTTTGCACGACAAAAATCTTCCCATCCTTGACCACTCCTTCGATGTCCTGCGGGGAGCCGTAGAGCTCCTCAATGGCACTCCCTGCCCGAGCTATGCTAGAAAGGATCGAGTCTCGGAATCCGCGATCCACGATCAGAGGGTCGGATGTGTAGTCGAGcaccaccttctcctcctcatcAATCGGCACGCTATTTCAAATATAGAAACAAAAAAGCTTCGAATAATTAGTATAACCACTTCTAACTTTGTTGagatatttctaatatattcttGAAGAGTTACAAATATCCATCTCTTTTTTCCGCTTGTATGTATCAAATTGAGTTTGCTTTAATGCCAAAAAACCTACTATCTCTTGTTATGAAGCCTTCCATTCGTGttccatttgaaaattttcaaatgagcCAACTAACTGTCcatctaaaattttcaaatggaaCACCGATGACAATGTCGACTTAATAACATTAGACCGTTTTTTACGCCACAAAATAACTTAGTTGCCAACTTATTATTAGAATTCAAAAGATTTAGTGGGTATTTTTGCACCAACTCATGCTTAGTGGGCTGacttgaagaaagaaaaaagccaGTACATTTTTGTGTTTTTAAACCCATTCTTCGGGCAATTTATGATTAGCTCCTCTTTAACAAATCACATCTTGTATAGGAGATAATATGCATACCTATCATAGAGTCCTGCACCAGCATAACCTTCTAAATCTTCACCGTTAGAATCTGATCTGAAGATAATCGATCTTCTTATGAAGAGGCCAATTGGTTTACTCGGGTAGCCCAATACCTGCAAAAAGAAAGCATTGAGCTTACGTCTTGAATTCATCAATGTTTTTGCATGAATGCTAGGGAATGAAAGCAAAGTAATGACTACAAAACTAGGTGTAGACAAATTTAATGAAAGTTTTGCAATAATATAGTATTCGGCCTCTTACCTTGGGAGAGTTGAGGTCATTCTTCTTACATACAAAGCTCAAGGCGCGGCCTGGATAGGCTCCCACTAGAGTCTCTCCCAGTCCTTTCACAACCTACGTGAGTAGAGATGGAAGTGAatagatttttcaaaaaaaaaaatgtaaattacgCAGGGGAGTGGAATCTATAGTTCTTAAACATACCTCGGTGTATATCTCTGATGAGTCTCCAGTTGATGGATTAGTAGTATGAATCACGAATGCATAGTCCGCATTTATTATCTCTTGGATTAAGACAGCCATGCAGAGATAGTCATGATCCAGCTTCACTTTGCGGGTGCTGAAATATGCTCTCTCATTCCATTTTGATGCCCACACCTTATTAATAGGAGATTTCACAGTTAGGAAAATCAAGCTATAGCCTCCTAAAGTCAAATCCATCGGAAAGGAGATCAAATAGGAAAATAAcattatctttttaaatatttcttttaacACATATTGGCGTCTCACCCTTTTGATCGCCATCCATGCTTGCTCCCACCGATGTTCACCTTCGTCACCAGGCCATGGCATTCCAGCACCTCGCATTTTTTCCTCTAATTCCTTCACCTAAAACACCATATATCGAGACCCTCACATTCTAAATCATTAGAGAGGACCAATAATCTTACTAGATATTCCTAGATGATGAATGAATTAAACTAATATCAGGAAGAGCTGTGGAGCACAGTGGGCAAGGCAAACTGACCAACTTATGAAAAGTTCATCTTGAGATAATATCCACTCTAAGCTTTTGCTCTGGCAAGAAGCTAAATGAACTTTGGACCCCAAAcacagaagcttcaaatcagcTTCTTGCTGCAGCAAAATTCTTGGATTGTGCAAGGCAAACTGACCAACTTATGAAAAGTTCATCTTGAGATAATATCCACTCTAAGCTTTTGCTCTGGCAAGAAGCTAAATGAACTTTGGACCCCAAAcacagaagcttcaaatcagcTTCTTGCTGCAGCAAGAAGTAGCTGAGGAATTCCTAATGAAAAAGCTGCTAGAGCTTCTTCAAGCAGCTCTACTCAAATAGTACTTTTTTAGCAGCTATAGTTGGACCAAATAAGTCCTTACTAGGTGTTCTTCATATGAAATTACACTAAGAGACGTAAAACAGGCATTGGAAAAATTCTTGGATTGTGCTCGGTAACACAGAACCCAAAACAATATTTTGTAGCTGACTCCACCAACCACCCTCTCCCCTTCGccaccccaccccccccccTATTATTCAGGCATCGGCCCTTCTTATAAATCACTGAAAGAATTTGGCAATCTTACCAATTGACCTGGAGGTGCTAGTTGAAGAACTGTTTTTCGTATTTCACCAAGGGCACTGAATTCTCCTTGGGCCAATTTTTTCTTCAGAGACTGCAGGTTGTTAGCTACATCCTGAGAATTtgcaagagaagaaaaaaaaaagaaaaagaatcaaacagAAGAAAAGCGTTAATTGTATTTTTAATAGTGCTTATTAcgactaaattataaaattttcatgctGATAGTAGTATTGCAAAGTAAAACGTGCTTATTTTAATGCTTAAAACCTAATACCAGAAAATAAATATGACAATAACTACGAATCCATTCATAGAGCTGTGGACTAGATCTTCCAGAATATTGAGAGCAATACACCCAACAGCTATTTTCAACAATGTGCAACTGTAAACAACCATGGATGTGGAGGAATGTAAATTACCAACTGCGAAGTAATGCCTATAAACCACTACGAACACCTATCTGCATAGAGATTTTTGTTCATGTACATGCATATGCACTTATGAATCAGTTTGATATTGATAGTTCCAATGCCAAGCAACCATGATTTAGAAGAGAGGATAGGCACCTGATTTATCTTATCTGAAAGAACCTTCTCGAAAACTCCAAATGGCAGCGCAACTGATGTTGGAATTCCAACCCATGAAGGCACTTTTCCtttcaaataagaaatattcCGTGATTTAGCTCCAACCTACCATGATAAATGAAACATCAGCCAAgccgagaggaaaaaaaaaagtggagacTTTGATGCTTTTGAGAGAAAGTTATAGACGATATGCTAAATGTATGTTAGGTTACAAACCATATCGCTGGTGAATTCCTCAGCAGAAATGGCATATCTGCCCGTGAAGTGCTTCTTGACTAAAGTCAGAGAGGGTGAAGATTGATCATCTCTCACGTCCGAAGAACTCGAATTAGACAGTTCTCTCTCCTGTATCTCTCTTTGGAGCAGGAAATAATACATTGTCAGTGTAAAAAATCATATTGATCAGATTTGTTTCAGTGTGAATGAGAATAAGAAAATGAGGTGATGGTAAATATCATGGGAATACTACTTACAAGAGAAGCAGGATTTTACCTATGTACAATATCTGCAGAAGTAGGTCTCAAAGAAAGTAGTTTTCCTTCATTTCTTTGGAATTCAGACAGAATGTTCGGGTCAAAGCATGTAGCAAAGCATACCTCCacaagcaaaaaatatataaatagtcaATACATAGTAAacatttatgaattaatttagCATCAATATCAAAGGTTAGTGAAAAGAAAAACCTTGCTATTTCTTGCTCGCACTGAAACATGAGACAGAACATCCGGCATATCTGGTGTAAGGACAGCAACCACGCCATCTGGTATTTCCTCCTCTCCCTTGACACTTTTTGCCACTAAAATAGTTGGTCTTCCATAAGATTTATTCTGAACAGCAAGCAATTCATCTACAACCTCAACATATCCAGCTACTTCCACAGGGCTTATAATCTGCCAGCTGCTCCAGCGAACAGGGTCCATTTTAGTTGCACAGTAGGaaagaataatttataaatataattaatacagAATTAGTCTCTGAAGTTCGATGCATGATCTCAATTTTGTCCTCGTCgtatcaattttgataatttagtTACCGAATTTTATTTTGTGCAGTAGTCAAGTCCTTTCATTTGTAATACTATCTGCAAATATGCCACACACGAGTCTGAATGGAGTTTTCCTtgttaaaattgaaactttGAGGACGAAAAGTGAATCAAGTACAAACATCAGGGAATGAAGTTGATAAAACTAGAACTCAaggaaaatttaaattatttcacatggataattttttgatttcccTCAAAAAGACAAAACTTCAGGAAGGTTTTGAATATGTTACTAGAATTGGTAATGTATGAAATATCTTAAGAAACCTTCCAAGATGTGCCACATTTCGTAGAACAGGATCAAGCCGATTGAGAAGTGCAGATAAAGAAGCAGCCGATCCACTACGAATAACTTCTTCAGTGAATATGCTAACCTGCAGCATATGGTTTAATGATTGCAATTTTCCAGCTGTACCAAAAAGGTGAATAAGATGGTGATTATTATGTATAAAGTACATACAGCCCCCTTGTCAACTCCGAGCAATGAGCCCAGGTATTCAGCTGATGGCTGCAGAATCCGATGGTACTGCTCTCCCTTGGTTGAAAGGGCCAGTCTGGTTCGATCAAGAAATGCCTTTGCATACAGAGCCCACTGATCATCTTTTTGCTTAGACATCTCCAGGGCATGATTCCATCCctgcataaataaataacttaagaAAAAGTTGCTCTTCGCCTAACCTTATGTACAGAAATGGGCAAACCTAACTCAGATACCATGTAAGGTATTTAATACAAGAAACAAGTTCCAACAATTTACGGCGTCTGTTAAGGTGGACTTTCATTTGaatatacaaaattaaatcAACCAGTTACAGAGTAATCAAATACAGTCACTCTTTGCCTCTCAGAGATCTTAATCAAATCTTACATGGACTCTCAAGAGCACACAATGCAAGAGTAAACCAATATTGATGtcattttatattcaaaatggAGATGAAACATGAGATATTAGATGAGCAACAACCTTTAAGCAGTAAATGAGATCCTCATTGTCATCGGTAGACAGTGCAAGATTTTCAACAACTAGACTGATAAAGTACATAATTTTCTGCACATGAACAAAGAAAATGAGTCTATTCTTCAGATCAAATAAAATAACGCGTAGAACGTCATAGGTAAGTAGATAGGTGACAATGGAGAGAAATTGAAAGGAGCCTAATGTATAAGTGACCTGAGGGTCAGCACTGTTCAACTCCTCATATCCCCTCTCAATTGCTGTTCTAACAGTAGAATCAAGAGCAATATCCAAGAAGATAAGATCCTTCAAACGTTCCTGGGCACCAAACAATAATGGTCGCAGTTCAACTCGCGCCTCCAGCAAACCCTGAATAGTCATAATTGTTAGCGGTACCTACACAACTTGCATAGAGATAGTGATTATCCTAtctaaatttggaatttgagatCTATCAATCATTATTCAACTGTGGAATTCAGAATTTCTTACAAAAAGAGCATTAAACATCTGATTTATGTGTGGAAATCCAGTGCGTGTATCGTGTATTGCTCACCTCAAGCAAAGGTTCCACCATTTTATCTTCAAGATGATCTAGTATAAATTCCAGCAAGATCTACTCAAGCAGTAGGAAATTCACATGTCAAAAGCTAATTTATCATTATCCGAAACAACTGAATTTATTGCTATTCAATGAACAAAGTTTTAAAGACAATTACAGGAAAGCCAGATGGCAGACCCTTTATTGGATTTATCTTAACCCCAACCATGAAGCCTTGACCCTGCAAATGTTTCAAAGATTCAGTTAGAAAGATGAACGAGAGTATATTAGAAGCAGATAGATGAAGAACAGTACCTCAGTTTTGTATCCCATACAGGTTGCAATAGCTGATTCAAGATCTGCCCCTGAGTGAACTGCCTAAAAGTAGATCATAGATTGGAGTTATGATAATAAAAACTACCCTCTCTCAAATGTAGAAAAGGAAAAGTAACTTCATTTACCAGGCTTCAGTATAGCTAGTAGTAAAAGCGATTTTACATTCAATGTTACTCATCATTCACTTTTTTATGCACTTACCTGATATATCATTAGTTTACTAGAAAAATCAACATCCAATTTGCAAATATGACAATATACATCCCATACTATTACGATTGGTTTACAAGTAACTTTTGCACCAGTAAATGCAATTAACTTCACTTTGATAATGAAAAAAGGTCAAACTGGCAGAGAAGGTTGCACACCGATATAGGTTAGCTACCCTGAGAATGGTTGGCTACTATGTTTTTGTGTGATAGTTGAAGAGGCTATGAAAGGTTTAGAAGCAAAATTCTTATTTTGCTGTCTTAGTGCAAGTTTTGTACGCCAAAAGGAGTACTGTTTTAAACAAATAACTTTTAGccaaaaatttagtaatttgaCTGACCTTCAGAGTCCTTAAGTAGTTTCCTAGATCACGCAGCAAACCCTCCTTCTGTTCACGCCTGAAATTAGGCTCTGAGTGGATAGCTCGATCATAGCTTAATAAACGTTCCTTTGTGATGCCATTCTTTTTCAAAGTGTCCCAGTAAACATTGATATCAAAATCACTATTAATATAATCAATTACTGCCTGAattggaaaaaggaaaaggtcaGATTCTCTGCTAGTGTAAAAGTAGTACAACCTGGACAGGTCCATACATCAATTACCTGACAGATGACAACATCATCTGGGCTTGTGTTATTGTGTAGCTTCTGATGCCATTCCTCCATCATTCCACCTTTGCAGGCATTATTTCTCTACAACAGCAAGAACTCTACTGATGATTCACTAACCACAATTGAGTCATTGAACAGttgttctctcttttgtataacCGTAGAAATTAGAATATAATAAACAGATTTGTTTCATTTAGAGTTATAAGATATTTTTACCTGGATTACTAAGATCTCATCACGAATGCGTTGGCCAACATCACCTTCACCTCCACGCCCAACAGTGGACATTATCATCCTTACGATCTCCCTGTACTGAGGATGGTCTTTGTACATATTCTGAAGCAGATCCGTTAGCCTATCTTGAGTTTTACTAATCTCACTGCAATCGTCGATTCACAGatatagatatttaaaaaaCATTGCACATAATAAGTAAAAATGACATTATTCTTAGTACTTCTGCAAAGATGTGGAGAAAAGTGAAGATTCTATATATTAGTCACTGGGCTTTCTCTGTAAATAAATGTTAGCATTCTCTTTCTGCTATCTTATGTTTGAAGCTAAAAGATagccttttttttctctgtctaccctttctttttctttgtcttgAATGGCAAATCATACAAACAACATGATTTCTAATGAAGGCTGAAATATGCTGCTTCCTTATCTGTAAGGCGAcaggaagaaagaaaatacCGTGGCTTCACATTGTAGTTCTTATTCCATACGAGTTGTCTAGTGGCCATAAATCTCATCCAAACAAGAATTCCAGCAAGACCCAACTGTCCAGCTTCTCTGGCTTGCTCAGCTAGATCTGCTGCAATATTGAATCtgataaagaagaaaacaatCAATCAAACATTCGTAAATTCCAAAGGTATGAAAACAATGAACATAGAGCATGAAAAGGTAAGAATTGCATAAAGTATATTTTGCCCTAGGGGTGACATGACAAAGTTCCTTATACTTATTATTTAGTGGCTTATATAAAATTCAGTCAAGCATCAAGTCCTCTAGATATAATTTGTATTCTTAAACATGAAAATGAAGTTTGATTTAGTATATCCACATACTAGACATTCATCCAGGGGCATGAAGAGACCTATCAGCTAACCAAAGTAACATTAGAAATAATTATAGTTATATTTTTCCTTGgtagataaataaaagaaaattggtCAAGAATGTCCTAGCTATTTTGAATTCTTTAACCAAAATCAGTACGCAAAGTAGATTTTAAAAAGTGACAGGGGGAGAAAGACtgcagaaagagagagagaaaaattgaTGGTCGAAATAAAGCGAAAAGGAGACAATGAGAAAGGGATAATGAGGATAGGAGACTTTCTGTTCAGTCAACTGAAAAGAATCGATTTGGCATCTCCCACTCTGGTGCTCAATTATCAGATATGGCTTTTCCTATACTTCGTATCTACAGCATTCTTAACGTTTAACACTCAATTTGTGTAGTTAAGGGTTAGAGGCTAAGTTGAGTTAAAAAGTTTTCATGATTAGCTAGCCAAAGCTTGAGTAAATTTGTCATACAGCAATGGTCTGCATGGCGTACTCCATAAAAATGCTTCACACTTTGCTACTCCAATATCCATTAAGTACTcggtttataaattttttgagtaACTATAAAAACGAATATTCTCAAAATTAGTCCAAAGGGAGAAAGTACCATCAAAGAGTTGcatcaaaagaataaaataaaaatattagaaagtgCTAAGTGGTGGACCTATGCATAAGAGATCTCTCGGCATCAGTCTCCAATTCTGCTATTCTCTCGAGCAAGGCCTTTGCAGTGCCGCTGCCATCACCAGTGTCctttaattggaaatggaataGGAAGAATTCATTATTAGGATTATATAAAGAACCAACAAAATAACCCAAAAGGACATGTAAAGAGAGCTACCTTTCTAATCTTGCTAGTTTCACTTGTAAATTCAACATAAAAATCAGAACCGCTATTCTTTATCCATGTTCCATCAGACTGAAGAACAAAAGGCAATCCCTTGTAGTTCCCATCATCAAGCTCAATTTCAACACTCTGCcattgaaaacaaatttaaCACTGAAATATCTTCACCAGATCTTTCACAAATACGACATGCTtattaaatggaaaaaaaatccAGAAAATGTCAACAGATGTAGATATCTCAAAATCAATATCAGCATAGGTCCCAAATAGTATCAATACCTGGTAAAGTAAACCTTCGATGGAAGCCTCACTAAATGGTGTCTCACATGCCTTTTCTAGCAATGATGAACCTAAAGGCAACGTTTCCAAAGAAGGTGCCTGCATAATCCATAGTAGCCTTGTGAATGGTCAAAATTAGATTGACTTCCTAAATAGGCACTGAGTATGGTAGTTCCTATATGACAATATACCATCCACTCTCCAGCTTTCTTTGATAGCGCCCAGTGAAGGATAAGAGGTCCTTTTCTATCTGTAGCCAAACAAACTTTTGTCTTACCCAGAACATTGGTAACAATTGCCTTCAAGCCAGGAAAGAAGGGttagagataaaattttaattctaaacacgcatgaaaataaaatctataagaAATTTGCTGTTAAGAAAGATTTCTAACCAGAAGCTCCTTATCATCCAGCTTAAAAACTTTCTTGTTAAGAACAACACAACCATTCTGCTCCTCTACAGCCTTTGAAATGAAGTCTAGAACTGTTGGGGCTTTTGAAGGGGCGACGACTTTCTCTATTATTGTTTCGGTTTCGGGAGCATATTTGCTGATAAGCTGCATGATATCCCTCCTTTTGCGTTGTACTCTTTCTATAGAGAAGTATTTTTTAGTCTTCAGCTGTCTAGAGACTTTACTTTGTATGTCCCCTTTCAAGATTTTGTTCTTTAGCTCACTGAGCGTAATTCCTTTGTCTAGCTCAAGTTGCAACTCTTTCCGTGCTTCCGCAAATTCTTGCTGTTCAACATGAGAAGATTCAGAATTACGAAAAGGAAAAGGTCCCTTAAGCTGTAATGAAATAAATCACTATTTCTAGTTCCCAGAACATGTAAttaggtaaagaaaaaaaacacaaacttCAACCTGATTTCATTTTCATCTTTATAGTTTGAATTGTAACAATTGTTCTTGAAGTTGTTATGCAAACAATTTAATCCTTTCGCtagtttattatataaaaagGATAATAAAAAAGGTGTCACGTCAACACTTTAGTTAGACTTTGCTTTGTTAAATTGAAAAGCTGAAGATGTAGATgaattgaatcaaatttaagGGGCTAAGTTGTTAAGAAAGGAACTTTGAAGATGAAATTCACttcaaaaaagtaaaagaaacttCGAGGATAAAACTGAAATCAAGTCAAAAGTCTGGGACTAATTTGTTACAGCTACACTCTGAGGATGAGATTAAAATCTGAATCAAACTCCAGGAACTAGATTTGTTATTAACCAAAATATTATCAACATTAGGAGCATAGAGCATCACAGTTTGCTTCTCCGGAGGATAGTTTGGTTTCCCAGCTTTTTCCCATCGAATGTAGGCCTGCACTTGCACA
This DNA window, taken from Ananas comosus cultivar F153 linkage group 5, ASM154086v1, whole genome shotgun sequence, encodes the following:
- the LOC109710294 gene encoding alpha-glucan water dikinase, chloroplastic, whose protein sequence is MSNSLGHCLPQQALCRPSVVESQSRAQNGSSASLLCGIPSPLRAEIAANHSKQQLSTRFLGNKLSASTTRLLHRKHRPVFMVPRAALVADHASELMNKFKLDSNSELQVAVSAPSSGLPKQIDLLVTNSSSSLVLHWGVIRVGRKNWFLPSRRPEGTRVYKNKALRTPFVKSGSNSLLKIEIDDPDVQVVEFLMLDEADNKWFKYNGQNFQVQLSGNKREDQSPPVIEISNVTVPEDLVQIQAYIRWERKGKQMYTPDQEKEEYEAARADLLEEVKRGVSVEELRAKMTKKPKAEESKTKESATVRPEVPNDLVQVQAYIRWEKAGKPNYPPEKQTQEFAEARKELQLELDKGITLSELKNKILKGDIQSKVSRQLKTKKYFSIERVQRKRRDIMQLISKYAPETETIIEKVVAPSKAPTVLDFISKAVEEQNGCVVLNKKVFKLDDKELLAIVTNVLGKTKVCLATDRKGPLILHWALSKKAGEWMAPSLETLPLGSSLLEKACETPFSEASIEGLLYQSVEIELDDGNYKGLPFVLQSDGTWIKNSGSDFYVEFTSETSKIRKDTGDGSGTAKALLERIAELETDAERSLMHRFNIAADLAEQAREAGQLGLAGILVWMRFMATRQLVWNKNYNVKPREISKTQDRLTDLLQNMYKDHPQYREIVRMIMSTVGRGGEGDVGQRIRDEILVIQRNNACKGGMMEEWHQKLHNNTSPDDVVICQAVIDYINSDFDINVYWDTLKKNGITKERLLSYDRAIHSEPNFRREQKEGLLRDLGNYLRTLKAVHSGADLESAIATCMGYKTEGQGFMVGVKINPIKGLPSGFPILLEFILDHLEDKMVEPLLEGLLEARVELRPLLFGAQERLKDLIFLDIALDSTVRTAIERGYEELNSADPQKIMYFISLVVENLALSTDDNEDLIYCLKGWNHALEMSKQKDDQWALYAKAFLDRTRLALSTKGEQYHRILQPSAEYLGSLLGVDKGAVSIFTEEVIRSGSAASLSALLNRLDPVLRNVAHLGSWQIISPVEVAGYVEVVDELLAVQNKSYGRPTILVAKSVKGEEEIPDGVVAVLTPDMPDVLSHVSVRARNSKVCFATCFDPNILSEFQRNEGKLLSLRPTSADIVHREIQERELSNSSSSDVRDDQSSPSLTLVKKHFTGRYAISAEEFTSDMVGAKSRNISYLKGKVPSWVGIPTSVALPFGVFEKVLSDKINQDVANNLQSLKKKLAQGEFSALGEIRKTVLQLAPPGQLVKELEEKMRGAGMPWPGDEGEHRWEQAWMAIKRVWASKWNERAYFSTRKVKLDHDYLCMAVLIQEIINADYAFVIHTTNPSTGDSSEIYTEVVKGLGETLVGAYPGRALSFVCKKNDLNSPKVLGYPSKPIGLFIRRSIIFRSDSNGEDLEGYAGAGLYDSVPIDEEEKVVLDYTSDPLIVDRGFRDSILSSIARAGSAIEELYGSPQDIEGVVKDGKIFVVQTRPQM